A stretch of Lentibacillus sp. JNUCC-1 DNA encodes these proteins:
- a CDS encoding aspartate/glutamate racemase family protein, with product MKTIGLIGGMSWESTVTYYQLINSEIGERLGGLHSAKCLLYSVDFAEIEDYQRQGEWDRAGETLADAAVRLESAGADFIVLCTNTMHKVIDRLEAAIQIPVLHIGDVTARAIQQKHLDKVGLVGTAYTMEEDFLIERIRAHGIEVMVPDETEREIINKVIFEELCLGRIRDTSRTYFLEVVDRLANAGAAGVILGCTEVGLLINQDDKEAPFFDTTKLHAMAAVDMALE from the coding sequence GTGAAAACGATCGGGCTAATCGGCGGGATGAGCTGGGAATCGACGGTGACGTACTATCAGTTGATCAATTCTGAGATTGGGGAGCGGCTTGGCGGCCTGCACTCGGCCAAGTGCTTGTTGTACAGTGTGGATTTTGCCGAGATAGAAGACTACCAGCGCCAGGGTGAATGGGACCGGGCTGGAGAGACATTGGCTGACGCAGCCGTGCGTTTGGAGAGCGCGGGAGCTGACTTTATTGTACTGTGCACGAACACGATGCATAAAGTGATTGATCGGCTGGAGGCGGCAATTCAGATTCCAGTGCTTCATATCGGCGACGTAACAGCCCGTGCCATTCAGCAGAAACATCTGGACAAGGTGGGCCTAGTGGGAACAGCTTACACAATGGAAGAGGATTTTTTAATAGAAAGGATTCGCGCGCACGGAATCGAGGTAATGGTGCCTGATGAAACGGAGCGGGAAATTATCAATAAGGTCATCTTTGAAGAACTGTGTCTGGGCCGGATTCGCGATACCTCCCGCACTTACTTCCTGGAAGTGGTGGATAGGCTGGCAAATGCGGGCGCAGCGGGCGTGATCCTTGGCTGTACAGAGGTTGGTTTGCTCATTAATCAAGACGATAAAGAGGCCCCCTTTTTTGATACAACGAAATTGCACGCAATGGCTGCTGTAGACATGGCGCTGGAATAA
- a CDS encoding acyl-CoA synthetase has protein sequence MDKMKAHSELDQVIERARRQTLGDLLVRTRRRTPGKLAFVYNDQYVTYAELDDMVNQTAHAFMQDSLQKGDMVVVMSKNSLDFVVVTFALARVGAVMIPINYMLTGEDVQYIIEHAEADVLIASEEYATTLETAAENRSIRALYLMDVLGASAGEHQHWTSLSVARDGQPVTFVEADLRDDDLAQVLYTSGTESRPKGVMLSHNSIISEYVSCVIDGKMEARDKLIHALPFYHSAQLHVFLGPSIYLGSSGVILGVASPELILETIEKEGATQLFAPPTVWIALLRHPDFDKRDLSTLEKCYYGAAIMPREILKELAERLPNAGFWNFYGQTEVAPLATALQPEDQLRKLGSAGVPTLNVETKIVDEAGEEVERGEIGEIVHRTPHAMKGYLYDHEKTAEAFRNGWFHSGDLGVMDEEGYITIVDRKKDMINTGGVNVSSREVEETIYQMDGVSEVAVISIPDPYWVEAVTAIVVPKDGTNLTEEGVITFCKERLSTFKVPKRVEVTDILPKNPSGKVLKRSLRERYE, from the coding sequence ATGGACAAAATGAAAGCGCATTCCGAATTGGACCAGGTGATCGAACGGGCAAGGCGGCAAACGTTGGGAGACCTCCTTGTGAGAACACGCAGACGCACGCCCGGGAAGCTGGCATTCGTCTATAACGATCAATATGTGACTTATGCAGAACTGGACGACATGGTCAATCAGACAGCACATGCATTCATGCAAGATTCCCTGCAAAAAGGCGATATGGTTGTTGTCATGTCGAAAAACAGTCTTGATTTCGTTGTGGTGACGTTTGCTCTCGCCCGTGTCGGCGCAGTGATGATCCCGATCAACTATATGCTGACAGGCGAAGACGTGCAATATATCATTGAACACGCCGAAGCGGATGTGCTGATTGCTTCTGAAGAATATGCGACCACATTGGAGACGGCTGCAGAAAACAGATCGATCAGAGCACTGTATTTAATGGATGTGCTTGGAGCATCTGCTGGTGAGCACCAACACTGGACGTCCTTATCCGTGGCGAGAGATGGTCAGCCGGTGACGTTCGTTGAGGCTGACTTGCGTGACGACGATCTTGCTCAAGTTTTGTACACAAGCGGAACCGAATCCCGGCCCAAAGGTGTCATGCTTTCCCATAACAGCATTATCAGCGAGTATGTGAGCTGTGTAATTGACGGAAAAATGGAAGCCCGCGATAAGTTGATTCATGCCCTTCCTTTTTACCACAGTGCTCAACTGCATGTATTCCTCGGACCGAGCATTTACCTCGGATCAAGCGGTGTGATCCTAGGAGTAGCAAGCCCTGAGCTGATCCTGGAAACAATCGAAAAAGAAGGCGCGACCCAATTATTCGCACCACCCACCGTCTGGATTGCACTTCTCAGGCATCCTGACTTTGACAAACGCGACCTTTCTACGCTGGAAAAATGTTATTATGGTGCCGCGATTATGCCCCGGGAAATTTTAAAAGAACTGGCCGAACGCCTGCCCAATGCCGGGTTCTGGAACTTTTATGGGCAAACAGAAGTCGCCCCGCTGGCAACCGCCCTGCAGCCGGAAGATCAATTACGCAAGCTCGGTTCAGCAGGTGTTCCGACATTGAATGTTGAAACGAAAATTGTGGACGAAGCCGGTGAAGAGGTGGAAAGAGGAGAGATTGGCGAAATCGTACACCGCACGCCCCATGCCATGAAAGGGTATTTGTACGATCACGAAAAAACCGCCGAAGCCTTCCGTAACGGCTGGTTCCACAGCGGTGACCTTGGGGTAATGGATGAAGAAGGCTATATCACGATTGTCGACCGGAAAAAAGATATGATCAACACGGGCGGCGTGAACGTCTCCAGCAGGGAAGTGGAGGAGACGATTTATCAGATGGACGGCGTTTCAGAGGTAGCCGTCATCAGCATCCCTGATCCGTATTGGGTGGAAGCTGTAACGGCGATCGTCGTGCCAAAAGATGGTACGAATTTGACAGAAGAGGGCGTCATAACGTTTTGCAAAGAGCGGCTGTCAACATTTAAAGTGCCAAAGCGAGTTGAGGTTACAGATATTTTACCTAAAAATCCGAGTGGCAAAGTGCTGAAACGATCTTTGCGGGAACGTTATGAGTAA
- a CDS encoding ABC transporter ATP-binding protein has product MESIIEVKDLNKQYKKRRTKEYVKAVQHVSFQVKRGEILGLLGPNGAGKTTTIKMICGLLVPDSGTIRINGIDNQKNRLQALRQISAVLEGNRNLYWRLSVRENLEYFAGNRGFSRKAVRARVDELLDQFNLKDKEHELVNRLSRGMQQKLAIAVAMLADSEVILLDEPTLGLDVETGYEVRELLHDIAENHNRTIIISTHDMAVVQALCERTVIINGGKIVTDDRVENLLKLFAARSYVVTIDGELTGQQAALLGETFPDSEYQPDDLQSTLRVDFSNGAKMYDLFDILRVNETQIEAIDRETVDFEQVFMKIVKGESSHETA; this is encoded by the coding sequence TTGGAGAGCATTATTGAGGTCAAGGATTTGAATAAACAATATAAGAAACGCCGGACAAAAGAGTATGTGAAGGCGGTGCAACATGTGTCTTTTCAGGTGAAACGGGGGGAGATCCTCGGGTTGCTTGGGCCAAACGGTGCTGGGAAGACGACGACGATTAAGATGATCTGTGGGTTGTTGGTGCCGGATTCGGGTACCATCCGGATCAACGGGATTGACAATCAGAAAAACCGACTTCAGGCGCTGCGGCAGATCAGTGCGGTTCTGGAAGGGAACCGGAATTTGTATTGGCGTTTGAGTGTGCGCGAGAATCTGGAGTATTTTGCCGGGAACAGGGGGTTTTCGCGGAAGGCGGTGCGAGCGCGGGTGGATGAGCTGCTTGACCAGTTCAACTTGAAGGATAAGGAGCATGAGCTTGTGAACCGGCTGTCCCGCGGGATGCAGCAGAAGCTGGCGATTGCGGTGGCGATGCTGGCTGACAGTGAGGTGATTTTGCTAGATGAGCCGACGTTAGGTCTGGACGTTGAAACAGGGTATGAGGTGCGTGAACTGCTGCACGATATCGCGGAGAATCACAACCGGACGATCATCATCAGTACGCATGATATGGCGGTGGTTCAGGCGTTGTGTGAGCGCACCGTGATTATTAACGGCGGGAAAATTGTGACCGACGACCGTGTTGAAAATTTGCTGAAATTGTTTGCAGCGCGCTCTTATGTGGTCACGATTGATGGAGAACTGACAGGGCAGCAAGCAGCATTGCTGGGAGAAACGTTTCCAGACTCAGAATATCAGCCAGACGATCTTCAATCAACGTTACGGGTGGACTTTTCCAACGGGGCGAAAATGTATGATCTGTTTGATATTTTAAGGGTGAATGAAACGCAGATTGAAGCGATTGACCGGGAGACGGTTGATTTTGAACAGGTCTTTATGAAGATCGTGAAGGGGGAGTCGTCACATGAAACTGCTTAA
- a CDS encoding ABC transporter ATP-binding protein: MVLHVKGLSKSYGKEKVLDNLSFNIEENQIVALVGPNGSGKTTLLNIITGLMKADAGDIKLFDMRNSNPDVFKHISYMQDNSVLYDYLTGYDHLQFIGDIQGFTKQQILTTAERVGSAHYLNKKVRKYSMGMKQHLLLTMALLNQPKLLVMDEPLNGLDPTSTIRVRNLLLDLHQEGTSILLSSHNLSEIDRVTSHILFLKNGRLIEEDISKYLHTTYALHVSDVDGSVNALKHMGVHIDQIEGNTVHISTQHHSIHDVFLKLAGKQVVIHDVSQKIAGSEERYQTLFTEGT; the protein is encoded by the coding sequence ATGGTTTTACACGTCAAAGGGCTCAGCAAGTCATACGGCAAGGAAAAAGTATTGGATAACCTTTCTTTTAATATAGAAGAAAACCAGATCGTTGCACTGGTGGGCCCGAATGGTTCGGGAAAAACAACGCTTTTGAATATCATTACAGGATTAATGAAAGCAGACGCGGGCGACATCAAGCTGTTCGATATGCGCAATAGCAATCCCGACGTATTCAAACATATCTCCTATATGCAAGACAATTCCGTGCTGTACGATTATTTAACCGGGTATGATCATCTGCAATTTATCGGTGATATCCAAGGCTTCACCAAACAACAAATCCTCACCACAGCAGAAAGAGTCGGGAGTGCCCATTATCTCAATAAAAAAGTGCGTAAATATTCTATGGGCATGAAGCAGCACCTGTTGTTAACGATGGCCCTCCTGAATCAACCTAAGCTCCTCGTCATGGACGAACCTTTAAATGGCTTAGACCCAACCAGTACGATACGCGTGCGCAATCTGCTGTTAGACCTCCATCAAGAAGGGACATCGATCCTCTTGTCCTCACATAATTTGTCCGAAATTGACCGTGTCACGTCGCATATATTATTTTTGAAAAATGGCCGACTGATCGAGGAGGATATTTCCAAATATCTACATACAACTTATGCACTCCATGTCAGCGATGTAGACGGATCTGTAAATGCTCTGAAGCACATGGGGGTTCACATTGATCAGATTGAAGGGAACACAGTACACATTTCAACCCAACACCATTCCATTCACGACGTTTTCCTGAAGTTAGCGGGAAAACAAGTCGTCATACACGATGTTAGCCAAAAGATCGCCGGTTCCGAGGAACGCTATCAAACGCTTTTTACAGAGGGCACATAG
- a CDS encoding ABC transporter permease subunit, with translation MLKLVMFELKKLLKTKKLFYLLVIITLFNVYQYTYHATQADEMVDRLYEDTEPLMSAVNQSERALEERRSNQQLGDMGLAQSDALQEMKSDLQDWRSAIYTEDFGAAPKFEQAFLESLQDYLNAGGEFSVLDGVGLDYAIEKNDWMVEHGLAVEDETYPLSPHLFLKDASEWLFGISGVILLILVLGNILSAEREQHTWFTLKTQPITKSRIILAKYMALLLSLLCYMLYTIIIGIVIPLVFGDYELNLNYPHVLITGDEVVAISTLHYVSLKIGLFVGAELIVLSFLLFVSMLFKSTFNTLMVSIFVLLSGYVLTDSVSALQTPLNIFHHLRLDQIISEAGTGVVWTYLLFAAMWSTILIGITLLLPEKSGRLIQFTTVRQAFRSGQTRPTRGRLWNVVVFEWRKLLRKGQLTHVLTISLLFIVGAYFFLHHVETTKEAAYFNQLELEMKDIQHKMIPMYEEGLAGFRAELEDADDDIHQEQLQDYIEGHQAAIDLYEKWTAVIENGIKGYESENWKSFYEHQIFKIKLLGGEFDKPLNYISHSKDGFEFQYDVSLEKTKWLMERDIQPIFPGEYTSTIHDEWPDTPQNEIARANREAQNHKVNASGLYSLFHFYEYYIYIGLLVLFLFLLGTGMASERGKQNTIYFLRTQPISRSTLFLGKVTHSIVVVLGTFLGIVLFIFLLGTIFNRLGDWNYPILHYDTLSESTAANYTGIITDYHSYGFHLIPLGNYLLQCLMLLILTAVFVMVMANFLSLWVKNTAAVMTLALIIVIGGYVGSIEYLSEWAYLSPFTYLDIMKVANGALATQFDQSLINSYVGAMSLGVSILVLVLLGYLKEKRFR, from the coding sequence ATGTTAAAGCTAGTAATGTTCGAACTGAAAAAGCTGCTCAAGACTAAAAAGCTGTTTTATTTACTCGTCATCATCACCTTATTTAACGTGTATCAATATACATATCATGCCACACAGGCAGATGAAATGGTCGATCGTTTATATGAAGACACTGAGCCATTAATGAGTGCCGTTAATCAGAGTGAACGTGCCCTGGAAGAAAGACGCTCCAATCAACAGCTGGGAGACATGGGTTTGGCCCAATCCGACGCCCTTCAGGAGATGAAGTCTGACCTTCAGGATTGGAGAAGTGCCATTTATACAGAAGACTTCGGAGCCGCACCTAAATTTGAACAGGCATTTTTGGAAAGCCTGCAAGATTACCTGAATGCCGGCGGAGAATTTTCAGTGTTAGACGGGGTAGGCCTGGACTATGCCATAGAAAAAAATGACTGGATGGTTGAGCATGGATTGGCCGTTGAAGATGAAACCTATCCACTGTCACCACATTTATTTTTAAAAGATGCGAGTGAGTGGCTATTTGGAATCTCAGGTGTCATCCTATTGATTCTCGTCCTCGGCAATATTTTATCAGCAGAGCGCGAACAACACACCTGGTTCACATTGAAAACCCAGCCCATCACAAAGTCACGCATTATTTTAGCAAAATATATGGCACTGCTGCTGAGTCTGTTATGTTATATGCTGTATACGATCATCATCGGGATCGTGATACCGCTTGTTTTTGGTGACTATGAACTGAATTTAAATTATCCGCATGTTTTGATTACAGGCGATGAAGTTGTAGCGATCTCCACGCTGCATTATGTAAGTCTTAAAATAGGTTTGTTTGTTGGGGCTGAACTAATTGTATTGAGCTTTCTGCTGTTTGTCAGCATGCTCTTCAAATCGACATTCAATACGTTAATGGTGTCCATTTTCGTCTTGTTAAGCGGTTATGTTTTAACGGATTCAGTCTCTGCATTACAAACACCGCTTAATATCTTTCATCATCTGCGTCTGGACCAGATCATATCTGAGGCCGGGACTGGCGTTGTATGGACCTATCTATTGTTTGCAGCGATGTGGAGTACCATATTGATCGGGATAACCCTGCTTTTGCCGGAAAAAAGCGGGCGTCTTATTCAGTTTACAACCGTGAGACAAGCGTTTCGTTCAGGGCAGACACGTCCAACAAGGGGCCGACTTTGGAATGTCGTGGTTTTTGAATGGCGAAAGCTGCTGAGAAAAGGTCAGCTGACACACGTTTTAACCATCTCCCTGTTATTCATTGTTGGCGCGTACTTTTTTCTGCATCATGTTGAAACGACAAAAGAAGCCGCGTACTTCAATCAGTTGGAGCTAGAAATGAAAGACATTCAACATAAGATGATTCCAATGTATGAAGAAGGCCTAGCGGGTTTTAGAGCGGAATTGGAGGATGCAGATGACGACATCCATCAAGAACAGCTCCAAGATTACATTGAAGGACATCAGGCAGCGATTGATTTGTACGAGAAATGGACGGCTGTCATCGAAAACGGCATCAAAGGCTATGAGTCAGAAAACTGGAAGTCTTTTTACGAGCATCAGATCTTCAAGATTAAATTATTGGGCGGGGAATTTGATAAGCCTTTAAACTATATAAGCCATAGTAAGGATGGATTCGAATTTCAATATGACGTCAGTCTTGAAAAAACGAAATGGTTGATGGAAAGAGATATTCAGCCCATATTTCCAGGTGAATACACATCAACCATACATGACGAGTGGCCGGACACACCACAAAACGAAATTGCTCGCGCCAATCGGGAAGCGCAAAACCACAAAGTCAATGCGAGTGGCCTGTACAGTCTGTTTCACTTCTATGAGTATTATATCTATATTGGGCTGCTCGTCCTGTTTCTGTTTTTACTTGGAACAGGCATGGCGTCAGAGCGGGGCAAGCAAAACACCATTTACTTTTTGCGCACACAACCGATTTCCCGCAGCACATTGTTTCTCGGGAAAGTGACGCATTCCATAGTGGTCGTCCTCGGCACTTTTTTGGGAATCGTATTGTTTATCTTCCTCTTAGGAACGATTTTTAATCGATTGGGCGATTGGAATTATCCTATTTTACATTACGATACGCTAAGCGAATCCACCGCAGCCAATTATACGGGGATCATAACCGATTATCACAGTTACGGATTTCATTTAATTCCACTGGGAAATTACTTGCTCCAGTGTTTGATGCTACTAATCTTGACAGCTGTATTCGTGATGGTCATGGCGAACTTTTTATCATTATGGGTTAAAAATACGGCCGCTGTCATGACGCTGGCCCTGATCATCGTGATCGGCGGTTACGTTGGAAGCATCGAATATTTATCCGAATGGGCATACCTGTCTCCGTTCACATACTTGGACATTATGAAAGTGGCAAATGGCGCATTGGCGACACAATTTGACCAATCGTTGATCAATAGTTATGTTGGCGCAATGAGCTTGGGTGTATCTATACTGGTATTGGTGTTACTGGGATATTTGAAGGAAAAGCGATTCAGATGA
- a CDS encoding ABC transporter permease encodes MKLLNLLNANTRKEYLELKRYLPNTIAMLFTFYIIFVGMFMGIQVIGDPSTQDANTQFVIVNYIFWFLAMMVVNDIGFVVMSEAMRGTLEQLCMSPMGLWRIMVSRLIATTALNFLLIVVLLYLSMLTTGQWLNVDLVAIMPILILTLISMFGLGFMVAGVSIIVKQIQAFLQILQFLLAGLTFVPLSVAPGLAYLPFVKGVDLMREVMINGATLTQIGWGDFGILALNAVVYFFLGLAFFLYCERLAMHKGLLSHY; translated from the coding sequence ATGAAACTGCTTAACCTGTTGAACGCAAATACGCGAAAAGAATACTTGGAGCTTAAACGGTATTTGCCGAATACCATTGCGATGCTGTTTACATTTTACATTATTTTTGTCGGGATGTTTATGGGAATTCAAGTCATCGGGGACCCGAGCACACAGGATGCCAACACGCAATTTGTGATCGTGAACTATATCTTCTGGTTTCTGGCGATGATGGTTGTGAATGATATCGGCTTTGTCGTGATGAGTGAGGCGATGCGCGGTACCCTTGAACAGCTATGCATGTCGCCGATGGGATTGTGGCGGATCATGGTTTCAAGACTGATCGCGACAACGGCATTGAATTTCCTGCTTATTGTTGTGCTACTGTACTTATCGATGCTGACTACGGGGCAGTGGCTGAACGTAGACTTAGTCGCCATCATGCCGATACTGATCTTAACATTAATCAGCATGTTCGGACTCGGCTTTATGGTGGCAGGGGTGTCCATCATTGTAAAACAGATCCAGGCATTCTTGCAGATCTTGCAGTTTTTGCTGGCGGGATTGACGTTTGTCCCATTGTCAGTCGCACCTGGACTCGCGTACCTGCCTTTTGTCAAAGGGGTGGACCTGATGCGCGAGGTGATGATCAACGGGGCAACGCTTACGCAAATCGGTTGGGGCGACTTCGGAATCCTGGCGCTGAATGCCGTGGTATACTTCTTCCTTGGCTTGGCGTTTTTCCTGTATTGTGAACGGTTGGCCATGCATAAAGGGTTGCTGTCGCATTATTGA
- a CDS encoding hydrolase, with the protein MLQKDQTVFVLVDVQGKLAEIVHDSEHVLDNLTKLIQGLRVLDVPIIWLEQYPEGLGPTADKISAELQGLKPIPKMTFSACGNLDFMRALNATGRKQVLIAGIETHVCVYQTARRLHELEYDVNLVQDATSSRTESNRDIGIQTMQQAGIKGTSVEMALYELMEKAGTDTFKQVLKIIK; encoded by the coding sequence ATGCTTCAAAAAGATCAAACCGTATTCGTTCTCGTTGACGTCCAAGGAAAACTGGCGGAAATCGTACATGACAGTGAGCATGTTCTGGACAATCTGACAAAACTGATCCAAGGTTTGCGGGTGCTTGATGTGCCGATTATCTGGCTTGAGCAATATCCGGAAGGGCTCGGCCCAACAGCGGACAAGATATCGGCTGAACTCCAAGGGCTCAAGCCTATTCCCAAAATGACGTTCAGCGCCTGTGGTAATCTTGATTTCATGCGCGCATTAAATGCGACCGGCCGAAAACAGGTGCTGATCGCCGGCATTGAAACTCATGTTTGTGTGTATCAAACGGCGAGACGATTGCATGAGCTCGAATATGACGTAAACCTTGTGCAAGACGCCACATCATCCAGAACGGAATCCAACCGGGATATCGGCATCCAAACCATGCAACAGGCCGGCATAAAAGGGACAAGTGTGGAGATGGCATTGTACGAGCTCATGGAAAAAGCCGGGACCGATACATTCAAGCAAGTGTTGAAGATTATTAAATAA
- a CDS encoding SIMPL domain-containing protein encodes MHNMEGKKKQGSLTVVGTGMVKGAPDAASIDLEVRTEAMQAEKAQEENAVVMSRVIQSLLQLGIPRHQIQTTAYRMNPQYDYVDGEQVFRGYEVVHVVTVQINQLNQVGQVIETAVGQGVTRVSDIRFTVTNSDAYEARALQVALQDAQMKAQALAATMQVNLNAAPSQVRETSAVSPEPYQTYMAAEKSTAVPIEPGQIEFRASVTVTYDYN; translated from the coding sequence ATGCATAATATGGAAGGAAAAAAGAAACAAGGATCCCTGACGGTGGTCGGCACGGGAATGGTCAAAGGCGCGCCCGATGCGGCTTCTATCGATTTGGAAGTAAGGACAGAAGCCATGCAGGCGGAAAAGGCTCAGGAGGAAAATGCGGTCGTAATGTCTCGTGTGATTCAGTCGCTGCTGCAGCTTGGCATACCGAGGCATCAGATTCAAACGACTGCTTACCGCATGAATCCGCAATATGATTATGTGGACGGTGAGCAGGTTTTTCGCGGATATGAAGTGGTGCATGTCGTGACGGTTCAAATCAACCAGCTCAACCAAGTGGGGCAGGTCATCGAAACGGCAGTCGGGCAAGGTGTGACACGGGTTTCCGATATTCGGTTCACAGTCACAAACTCAGATGCTTACGAAGCCCGTGCCTTACAGGTGGCGCTGCAAGACGCTCAAATGAAAGCCCAAGCCTTAGCAGCAACCATGCAGGTAAACCTCAACGCGGCTCCTTCCCAAGTCAGAGAGACATCGGCTGTTTCGCCTGAACCGTATCAGACATACATGGCCGCAGAAAAAAGCACTGCTGTTCCAATCGAACCCGGTCAAATTGAATTTCGCGCTTCAGTCACAGTAACATATGACTACAACTAA
- a CDS encoding DUF4181 domain-containing protein, whose translation MVVYFAVDKGVRKWLGIEKTEGASRYVNRFHLLGSLVLLGVFFVILTQNEGVGSGELVGSGHLYAVIALLIVSQLFDGYMHWKYHENPREYIITLIFLGLMIVLVTGILLVNILM comes from the coding sequence TTGGTTGTATATTTTGCCGTGGATAAGGGCGTCCGAAAGTGGCTTGGTATTGAGAAAACAGAAGGGGCCTCACGCTATGTTAACAGGTTTCATTTGCTCGGATCACTTGTCTTGCTTGGCGTATTTTTCGTGATTTTAACCCAGAATGAGGGTGTAGGCAGTGGGGAATTAGTCGGGAGTGGCCATTTATATGCGGTTATTGCACTGCTGATTGTGTCACAGCTTTTCGATGGCTATATGCACTGGAAATATCACGAAAACCCGCGCGAGTATATCATCACACTGATCTTTCTCGGGCTTATGATTGTGCTCGTGACCGGGATTTTGTTGGTGAACATTCTTATGTAA
- a CDS encoding DUF1801 domain-containing protein produces MYELKTKENDNSVIEFIESVEHEGKREDAYRMLDIFTEETGHQAKMWGPSIIGFGSYHYKYASGHEGDAPLVGFSPRKARHSLYFATGDKEREELLQQLGKHKSGKACVYVNKLADIDEAVLRQLIQQSITFLRKTYPEQ; encoded by the coding sequence ATGTATGAACTAAAAACAAAAGAAAACGATAACAGCGTCATTGAGTTTATCGAAAGTGTAGAGCACGAAGGAAAACGTGAGGATGCGTATCGAATGCTGGATATTTTCACGGAAGAAACAGGGCATCAAGCAAAAATGTGGGGGCCAAGCATCATCGGCTTCGGCTCATACCATTACAAATATGCATCAGGCCATGAAGGTGACGCACCACTCGTGGGCTTTTCTCCGCGGAAAGCAAGGCACAGCCTGTATTTCGCTACTGGTGACAAAGAACGGGAAGAGCTGCTGCAACAGCTTGGCAAACACAAATCCGGGAAAGCATGCGTTTATGTGAACAAACTGGCTGATATTGATGAAGCGGTGCTCAGACAACTCATCCAACAATCGATAACCTTCTTGAGAAAAACCTACCCTGAACAATAG
- a CDS encoding CotD family spore coat protein, translating to MGHRHQRHCHCRPKQVVYPVKHDCVNCYSESEVEHIHPSHTTVMNHHLVKNKHVYPHSTSVQNTWNEQNVYGGSYEVPGQPNNVAGAMSPPPRPGMGPGQMPGPGNMMPGGPGNQVAGAMTPRPPNHHGQMKPGMGQWQKPNHMC from the coding sequence ATGGGTCATAGACATCAAAGACATTGCCATTGCAGGCCAAAGCAAGTTGTGTATCCTGTTAAGCATGATTGTGTGAATTGCTACAGCGAAAGCGAAGTCGAGCATATCCATCCTTCTCATACAACAGTTATGAACCACCATCTTGTGAAAAATAAGCACGTTTATCCGCATTCAACATCTGTGCAAAATACGTGGAACGAACAGAATGTGTATGGTGGGTCGTATGAGGTGCCAGGACAGCCGAATAATGTGGCCGGCGCGATGTCACCACCGCCGCGTCCAGGCATGGGACCTGGGCAAATGCCGGGACCGGGCAACATGATGCCGGGCGGTCCAGGCAACCAAGTAGCAGGCGCCATGACACCTCGGCCACCAAACCATCACGGTCAAATGAAACCGGGCATGGGACAATGGCAAAAACCAAATCACATGTGTTAA
- a CDS encoding glycoside hydrolase domain-containing protein: MNDQIKLLIGMVVVIVIPALLAWFIFHQQEKEDDTSQPDSKSEILWGVDSATQADQDMYQCVNSNYGTPAVWGRYLGDIENVSDALTKDEAAFLHEKDVQILVIYNLIEDATGYENGAAHAESAIDAANELDIPEGVALFADIEPIFPVDTAFLESWYDTLKNSAYEPGVYGVFDEGSDILSSYNEMEPSRQQDTVVWTAFPQQDITTKENAPDYAAQGPDQAKVYGWQYAIDGETCTIDTNLFKPEMRRYLW, translated from the coding sequence ATGAATGATCAAATAAAATTGCTGATCGGTATGGTCGTCGTTATCGTCATCCCGGCATTGCTCGCATGGTTTATTTTTCACCAGCAGGAAAAAGAAGACGACACCAGCCAGCCTGACAGCAAATCTGAAATCTTGTGGGGTGTCGATTCCGCCACCCAGGCAGATCAAGATATGTATCAATGTGTAAACAGTAATTATGGCACACCCGCAGTTTGGGGCCGTTACCTCGGTGATATCGAAAATGTCTCAGACGCCCTGACTAAAGATGAAGCTGCATTTCTCCATGAAAAAGACGTTCAAATACTTGTAATCTATAACCTTATTGAAGATGCCACAGGGTATGAAAATGGCGCGGCGCATGCTGAAAGTGCCATAGACGCAGCCAACGAATTGGACATCCCCGAGGGCGTCGCGTTATTTGCCGATATCGAACCGATTTTCCCAGTTGACACAGCATTTCTGGAAAGCTGGTATGACACTTTGAAAAATTCCGCTTATGAACCAGGCGTTTACGGTGTATTTGACGAGGGCAGCGACATCCTGAGTTCCTACAATGAAATGGAACCCAGCCGTCAACAGGACACAGTCGTATGGACCGCTTTCCCCCAGCAGGATATCACCACAAAAGAAAATGCCCCCGACTATGCAGCCCAAGGCCCCGACCAAGCTAAAGTCTACGGCTGGCAATACGCCATTGACGGCGAAACATGCACCATCGACACCAATTTATTTAAGCCAGAGATGCGTAGGTATTTATGGTGA